In a single window of the Gemmatimonadota bacterium genome:
- a CDS encoding N-acetylornithine carbamoyltransferase, whose amino-acid sequence MKRDFLAMEEWSPELIDQLLALAVRCKRGEIDGGLAKKVLAMVFLDPSLRTRSSMETAMFLHGGHALALEPGKGSWALETELDTVMDGTSVEHIIEAARVLGRYADALAVRSFPKGTDWQVERQDHTLRTFAKYCEKPVINLESARRHPCQGLADALTMREHLGETQGKRFVLMWAWHPKALPTAVPASAALAAAHLGMEITVARPAGFDLDPEDYLAIDMLASARGGTLRVTDDVDGAIDGAHAVYTKAWGSLLHFGKPEEERALRDGKRDWRLTQARIRTTAHERGIALHCLPVRRNVEIDGEVLDGPNSVVIDQAENRLHAQRALLLELIGDTR is encoded by the coding sequence ATGAAGCGGGACTTCCTCGCCATGGAGGAGTGGTCGCCGGAGCTGATCGACCAGCTGCTCGCACTGGCGGTGCGCTGCAAGCGGGGCGAGATCGATGGTGGGCTCGCGAAGAAGGTGCTGGCGATGGTATTCCTCGATCCATCGCTGCGTACACGCTCGTCGATGGAGACGGCGATGTTTCTGCACGGCGGCCACGCCCTCGCGCTCGAGCCGGGGAAGGGGAGCTGGGCGCTGGAGACCGAGCTGGACACGGTGATGGACGGGACGTCGGTCGAGCACATCATCGAGGCAGCGCGGGTGCTCGGCCGCTACGCTGATGCGCTCGCTGTGCGCTCCTTCCCCAAGGGGACGGACTGGCAGGTCGAACGACAGGATCACACGCTCCGGACCTTCGCGAAATACTGCGAGAAGCCGGTGATCAATCTCGAGTCGGCGCGACGGCATCCCTGCCAGGGACTCGCCGATGCGCTCACGATGCGCGAGCATCTTGGTGAAACCCAGGGCAAGCGGTTCGTGCTGATGTGGGCCTGGCATCCGAAGGCGTTGCCGACGGCAGTGCCTGCCAGTGCGGCGCTCGCCGCGGCACATCTCGGCATGGAAATCACGGTCGCACGTCCGGCGGGGTTCGATCTGGATCCCGAGGATTACCTCGCGATCGACATGCTCGCGTCGGCGCGCGGTGGCACACTGCGGGTGACGGACGACGTGGACGGGGCCATCGATGGGGCGCACGCGGTCTATACCAAGGCCTGGGGATCACTGCTGCACTTCGGCAAGCCCGAGGAAGAGCGCGCCCTCCGCGACGGCAAGCGCGACTGGCGGCTCACGCAGGCACGGATACGTACCACGGCACACGAGCGTGGCATCGCGCTGCACTGCCTGCCGGTCCGCCGCAACGTCGAGATCGATGGCGAGGTGCTCGACGGCCCGAACAGCGTGGTGATCGATCAGGCGGAGAACCGGCTGCATGCGCAGAGGGCGTTGCTTCTGGAGTTGATCGGCGATACGAGATGA
- a CDS encoding aminotransferase class III-fold pyridoxal phosphate-dependent enzyme codes for MLTATESPTLLPVYGTFPLRAASGYGSWLVDEAGNEWLDAYGGHAVASSGHSHPDVVAAIAEQAAKLLFYSTAVPHAGREDLAEKLALLAPDPLGKVFFCNSGAEANENLLGLARRKTGRMQVISMLGGWHGRTAATLACTDGAKYEAGAKRAGVPLSIRVPFNDIAALEAVMDDSIAAVLLEPVQGFQGARSATAEYLQAVRALCDKFGAKLLFDEVQCGVGRLGTFTAAEFFGVVPDALSMAKGLAGGLPIGAVLAVPSLVDDIKVGDLGSTFGGGPVVCAAALANIGVLEREGLLENVRQVSEQIQAAAATMPHVLRVHGHGFLLGLELDIPAAQVQQALWPKRILTGTSTDPMTLRLLPPLVFSRDEAELLLNGLREVLAG; via the coding sequence ATGCTGACTGCGACTGAATCGCCGACGCTGTTGCCGGTGTACGGCACCTTCCCGCTCCGGGCGGCCTCCGGCTACGGCTCGTGGCTGGTCGATGAAGCAGGCAACGAATGGCTCGACGCCTATGGTGGCCACGCGGTGGCGAGTTCGGGGCATTCCCATCCCGACGTCGTCGCAGCGATTGCCGAGCAGGCGGCGAAGCTTCTGTTCTATTCCACAGCCGTGCCCCACGCCGGCCGTGAAGATCTCGCCGAGAAGCTGGCGCTCCTCGCCCCGGACCCGCTCGGCAAGGTGTTTTTCTGCAACTCGGGCGCCGAGGCGAATGAGAACCTGCTCGGTCTCGCCCGGCGGAAGACTGGCCGGATGCAGGTGATCTCGATGCTCGGCGGCTGGCACGGCCGGACGGCCGCCACGCTCGCGTGCACCGACGGCGCCAAGTACGAAGCTGGCGCGAAGCGCGCCGGCGTGCCGCTCTCGATCCGGGTGCCGTTCAACGACATTGCCGCGCTCGAAGCGGTGATGGATGACAGCATTGCGGCAGTGCTGCTCGAGCCGGTGCAGGGCTTCCAGGGTGCGCGTTCGGCCACCGCGGAATACCTCCAGGCAGTGCGGGCGCTCTGCGACAAGTTCGGCGCGAAGCTCCTCTTCGATGAAGTGCAGTGCGGCGTCGGGCGCCTCGGGACCTTCACGGCGGCCGAATTCTTCGGCGTGGTGCCGGATGCGCTTTCGATGGCGAAGGGACTTGCGGGTGGACTGCCGATCGGTGCGGTGCTCGCAGTTCCTTCCCTGGTTGATGACATCAAGGTTGGCGATCTCGGCTCGACCTTCGGTGGTGGTCCGGTCGTGTGTGCTGCAGCGCTCGCGAATATCGGCGTGCTGGAGCGCGAGGGGCTGCTCGAGAACGTCCGCCAGGTGAGCGAACAGATCCAGGCCGCGGCGGCCACGATGCCCCATGTGCTGAGGGTGCACGGACATGGTTTCCTGCTTGGCCTCGAACTGGATATTCCGGCCGCGCAGGTCCAGCAGGCGTTGTGGCCGAAACGCATCCTCACCGGGACTTCCACCGACCCGATGACGCTGCGGCTCCTGCCGCCGCTGGTCTTTTCGCGGGACGAGGCGGAACTGCTGCTCAACGGACTGCGCGAGGTGCTCGCCGGATGA
- the argC gene encoding N-acetyl-gamma-glutamyl-phosphate reductase yields the protein MARGARSDVVKVAVLGGAGYAGGELLRLVLQHPDITEVVTTSRSQAGKPIADLHPALAMLTDARFAAHAPGDVAKGKDVVFLALEHGESSRLMGEIVDAGPGMIVDISADFRIQDGRLHEQYYGAHPAPALVHRFRYGLADVLGKELLGARAIAAPGCFATAAQLALYAIADLPLAAPPAIFAVTGSSGAGVTPRPTTHHPARAHNLFAYQPMGHRHEGEVLEQWRSWRNDPLARARLMTHSGPFVRGIHVTLHAHLAEPVTHHKAAARFAGRPFVRVTDTPPELTHVVGTNLAQIHAVASPDGREVQVMCVIDNLIKGAGGQAVQAMNLALGIDERAGLLAPGPFPC from the coding sequence GTGGCGCGCGGCGCACGGAGTGACGTCGTGAAGGTCGCCGTGCTGGGCGGTGCCGGTTACGCCGGTGGCGAGTTGCTGCGGCTGGTGCTGCAGCATCCTGACATCACCGAGGTCGTGACGACGTCGCGCTCCCAAGCGGGCAAGCCGATCGCGGATTTGCATCCCGCGTTGGCAATGCTCACGGATGCCCGCTTTGCGGCCCACGCGCCGGGTGATGTCGCCAAGGGGAAGGATGTGGTCTTCCTGGCACTCGAGCACGGCGAGTCATCGCGACTGATGGGCGAGATCGTCGATGCCGGGCCGGGGATGATCGTGGATATCTCCGCCGATTTCCGGATTCAGGATGGCCGCCTGCACGAGCAGTACTACGGCGCGCATCCGGCACCGGCGCTGGTGCATCGCTTCCGGTACGGCCTCGCCGACGTGCTGGGCAAGGAACTCCTCGGGGCGCGGGCGATCGCCGCGCCGGGCTGTTTCGCGACGGCAGCGCAGCTCGCCCTCTATGCGATTGCCGACCTGCCCCTGGCCGCGCCACCAGCCATCTTCGCCGTGACCGGCTCGAGTGGCGCGGGCGTGACACCGCGGCCCACGACGCATCACCCGGCGCGAGCACACAACTTGTTCGCCTACCAGCCGATGGGCCATCGCCACGAAGGCGAAGTGCTCGAGCAGTGGCGGAGCTGGCGCAACGATCCGCTCGCACGGGCGCGATTGATGACGCATTCGGGGCCGTTCGTGCGAGGGATTCACGTCACGTTGCACGCGCATCTCGCGGAACCGGTCACCCATCACAAAGCTGCGGCGCGATTCGCGGGGCGACCGTTCGTGCGCGTGACTGACACGCCGCCGGAGTTGACTCACGTCGTGGGGACCAACCTCGCGCAGATCCATGCGGTTGCGTCACCTGATGGCCGTGAAGTGCAGGTGATGTGCGTGATCGACAATCTGATCAAGGGCGCCGGCGGACAGGCCGTGCAGGCGATGAACCTCGCGCTCGGCATCGATGAACGTGCCGGGCTGCTCGCACCAGGACCGTTTCCATGCTGA
- a CDS encoding argininosuccinate synthase domain-containing protein — MQNPILALAFSGGLDTSYCVPRLTERGYVVHTVFVNTGGTTPEQCAAIRAQAIAVGAVEHHEVDARALVFDRFVKVLIQANVLRGEVYPLSVAAERTQQAISVIDVAREIKAGAVAHGSTGAGNDQIRFDIALRVLAPEFDIVTPIREESLSREQSIAYLEARGLPVPPKSGAFSINRGLWGTTWGGGWTHDTWAAPPAELLDPPADAPAPADHVIEWHEGVPMSLDGVAMAGHEIVDALTERAAQFGIGHGIHVGETALGIKGRIGFEAGSALILIAAHRELEKLVLTKWQTFWKDQLGRFYGDRLHEGHYFDPTLRDIEAMVTSSQRKVSGETRVRFAPGRFLVTGARSPYSMMDRAVATYGEENRLWTGDEAKAFARVGAIPELLAMRAEARATGAE; from the coding sequence ATGCAAAATCCCATTCTGGCGCTCGCCTTCTCCGGCGGCCTCGACACCTCCTACTGCGTTCCCCGGCTCACCGAGCGGGGCTACGTGGTGCATACCGTCTTCGTGAATACCGGTGGTACCACGCCGGAGCAGTGCGCCGCGATCCGGGCCCAGGCAATCGCCGTGGGCGCGGTGGAGCACCACGAGGTTGATGCCCGGGCGCTGGTGTTCGATCGCTTCGTCAAGGTCCTGATCCAGGCCAACGTCCTGCGCGGCGAGGTCTACCCATTGTCGGTCGCGGCCGAGCGGACGCAGCAGGCGATCTCGGTGATCGACGTGGCTCGTGAGATCAAGGCGGGTGCCGTGGCCCACGGCTCCACCGGAGCTGGCAACGACCAGATCCGCTTCGACATTGCCCTGCGTGTCCTCGCGCCCGAGTTCGACATCGTCACGCCAATCCGCGAGGAGTCACTCTCGCGCGAGCAGTCGATCGCCTACCTCGAGGCGCGTGGCCTTCCGGTGCCGCCGAAATCGGGCGCCTTCTCGATCAATCGGGGGCTTTGGGGTACCACCTGGGGCGGTGGCTGGACGCACGACACCTGGGCCGCGCCGCCGGCTGAACTGCTCGATCCGCCCGCCGACGCACCAGCGCCTGCGGATCACGTGATCGAGTGGCACGAGGGCGTGCCGATGTCGCTTGACGGTGTGGCGATGGCGGGCCACGAGATCGTCGATGCACTGACCGAACGCGCCGCGCAGTTCGGGATCGGCCACGGCATTCACGTGGGCGAGACGGCGCTCGGCATCAAGGGGCGCATCGGCTTCGAGGCCGGTAGTGCGTTGATCCTGATCGCCGCGCACCGCGAACTCGAAAAGCTGGTGCTCACCAAGTGGCAGACGTTCTGGAAAGATCAACTTGGTCGCTTCTATGGCGATCGGTTGCACGAGGGTCACTATTTCGACCCGACTCTGCGGGACATCGAAGCCATGGTGACGTCTTCTCAGCGGAAGGTGTCCGGTGAGACCCGGGTCCGGTTCGCGCCGGGGCGGTTCCTGGTGACGGGCGCACGCTCGCCGTATTCGATGATGGATCGTGCCGTCGCCACATATGGCGAGGAGAACCGTCTCTGGACCGGCGACGAAGCCAAGGCCTTTGCGCGGGTGGGCGCGATCCCCGAGTTGCTCGCGATGCGCGCCGAAGCGCGCGCGACTGGAGCGGAGTGA
- a CDS encoding carboxypeptidase-like regulatory domain-containing protein yields the protein MALSGKARAVHFALGAALVMSAVPGVLRAQVAASDPPIVVHGKVSSRESGAPLAGALVTLEDSTGVARLRVVTSPSGAYSIPAPSAGRWRLRVAAIGYDPSPARSFTLTLMGDQVVDVVMIRRPFQLPTLVVRGKGEKCFPDPVGDPIVTRLVGEAETALQLVEASIASHRLEFVTEAWQSRALLGSADTLRGFGRSQARASWPIASTDLELLRTGGFVRDTGGRPPSQGYSRDSGPIYYGPDASVLFSPWFRAQHCFALDQRAGGDSLVVRYTPKSLAKGRVDVEGALVLDRTTLALRRLVFRYVGLPGWVPRQRAGGEVSFLRLSTGLWAANSWQMRAPIQLWRRWGTGGLTLGGWAEMGGRVVEMWEAGVRERRPLADGPA from the coding sequence ATGGCGCTTTCTGGCAAGGCTCGTGCGGTCCATTTCGCGCTCGGCGCTGCACTCGTGATGAGTGCCGTGCCGGGCGTTTTGCGGGCGCAGGTTGCGGCGAGTGATCCGCCGATCGTCGTGCATGGCAAGGTCTCATCGAGGGAGAGTGGCGCTCCTCTCGCTGGCGCACTGGTGACGCTCGAAGACAGCACCGGTGTTGCGCGGTTGCGGGTGGTGACGTCACCGAGCGGTGCCTACTCGATCCCGGCGCCGAGTGCGGGTCGCTGGCGATTGCGCGTTGCGGCGATCGGATACGACCCGTCGCCGGCGCGCTCCTTCACGCTCACGCTCATGGGCGATCAGGTTGTCGATGTCGTGATGATCCGCCGCCCGTTCCAGTTGCCTACGCTGGTGGTGCGAGGGAAGGGCGAGAAGTGTTTCCCGGATCCGGTCGGCGATCCGATCGTGACGCGGCTGGTCGGCGAGGCCGAGACGGCACTGCAGCTGGTGGAGGCGTCGATCGCGTCGCACCGACTCGAATTCGTCACCGAGGCCTGGCAGTCGCGGGCGCTGCTGGGGAGCGCCGACACCTTGCGAGGCTTCGGTCGCAGTCAGGCGCGCGCGTCGTGGCCAATCGCGAGCACGGATCTCGAGCTGCTGCGCACCGGCGGCTTCGTCCGCGACACTGGCGGGCGGCCCCCGTCGCAGGGCTATTCCAGGGACAGCGGCCCGATCTATTACGGTCCGGATGCCTCGGTGCTCTTCTCGCCGTGGTTCCGGGCGCAGCATTGCTTTGCCCTCGACCAGCGCGCCGGTGGCGACTCGCTGGTGGTGCGCTACACCCCGAAGTCGCTCGCGAAGGGGCGGGTCGACGTTGAGGGGGCGCTCGTGCTCGATCGGACGACTTTGGCCCTTCGACGGCTCGTCTTCCGCTACGTGGGGCTGCCCGGCTGGGTGCCGCGCCAGCGGGCGGGCGGAGAGGTGAGCTTCCTCCGCCTCTCGACCGGACTCTGGGCCGCGAATTCGTGGCAGATGCGGGCACCAATCCAGCTGTGGCGACGGTGGGGGACCGGCGGGCTGACGCTCGGCGGCTGGGCGGAAATGGGGGGCAGGGTGGTGGAGATGTGGGAGGCGGGTGTTCGCGAGCGGCGGCCCCTTGCGGACGGCCCCGCCTGA
- a CDS encoding OmpA family protein, whose translation MRHAGLVLAASILAVAPLAAQEKGTFEIGGFGRYTKFTEAYDLRKPDDNRFGGGARLGLFVANNWAIEVDGSLNPTDLAGNQAKVPATAGLRSLPLQYIPFHLQAVYNAPLTSGISWMLGAGPGYTKLRKGIDAGDVSVGAMTGLRLKLAKWLNIRAEGTLDYLPSGYGDNANTYLGAQLGASLLFGGGCDHSKDMIGINPSSATLTPGQTQQFTATSTYCGKADDVMYSTSGPGTIDAMTGLYTSAGDGCATVTATSKKGKLTSTGNVCTRTPTPPPPPAPVQQAPPPPPAPVTPAKPMYTFELASVNFRFDHSDLTKGGMDTLNTVATTLKSHPEVNVDVVGHTDWVGTNAYNMKLSQARAETVKKYLIAQGVAADRIMVKWRGEEEPTATNDTAEGRAKNRRAEIKQNN comes from the coding sequence ATGCGTCACGCTGGGTTGGTGCTCGCGGCCTCGATTCTCGCCGTTGCCCCGTTGGCAGCGCAGGAGAAGGGGACCTTTGAAATCGGCGGCTTTGGCCGCTATACCAAGTTCACAGAAGCCTACGACCTCCGGAAGCCGGACGACAACCGTTTCGGCGGCGGCGCCCGCCTCGGACTCTTCGTCGCCAACAACTGGGCGATCGAGGTTGATGGCTCGCTGAATCCGACCGACCTCGCCGGCAATCAGGCCAAGGTGCCTGCCACGGCTGGCCTCCGGTCGCTCCCGCTCCAGTACATCCCTTTCCATCTCCAGGCTGTCTACAACGCCCCGCTCACTTCGGGGATTTCGTGGATGCTGGGCGCTGGCCCGGGCTACACCAAGCTCCGCAAGGGCATCGACGCAGGTGACGTCTCTGTCGGCGCCATGACCGGCCTCCGGCTCAAGCTCGCCAAGTGGCTGAATATCCGCGCCGAAGGAACGCTGGACTACCTCCCGAGCGGGTATGGCGACAATGCCAACACCTATCTCGGTGCCCAGCTCGGCGCCTCGCTGTTGTTCGGCGGTGGCTGCGATCACTCGAAGGACATGATCGGCATCAACCCGAGCAGCGCCACGCTGACCCCTGGCCAGACGCAGCAGTTCACTGCGACGTCGACCTACTGCGGCAAGGCTGATGACGTGATGTACAGCACCAGCGGCCCGGGTACCATCGACGCCATGACGGGTCTCTACACCTCGGCCGGCGATGGCTGCGCGACCGTGACGGCCACCAGCAAGAAGGGCAAGCTGACCTCGACGGGTAATGTCTGCACGCGTACGCCGACGCCCCCGCCGCCGCCGGCGCCGGTCCAGCAGGCTCCGCCGCCGCCGCCGGCGCCGGTCACCCCTGCGAAGCCGATGTACACCTTCGAGCTCGCGTCGGTGAATTTCCGATTCGACCACTCCGACCTGACCAAGGGCGGGATGGACACCCTGAACACTGTCGCCACCACCCTCAAGAGCCATCCTGAGGTCAATGTCGACGTGGTCGGACATACCGACTGGGTCGGAACCAACGCCTACAACATGAAGCTGTCGCAGGCGCGTGCCGAGACCGTCAAGAAGTACCTCATCGCCCAGGGCGTTGCCGCCGACCGGATCATGGTCAAGTGGCGTGGCGAGGAAGAGCCGACGGCAACCAACGACACCGCCGAAGGCCGTGCCAAGAACCGTCGTGCCGAGATCAAGCAGAACAACTGA
- a CDS encoding AI-2E family transporter — MPFFDTNRERASWLVAILGVVIVFALFPYASGLLGAPVLYVVFAPMHEWLSSRLRSRPIAAAIVIVVAIVGIVLPTAYMVSLLVGQAQDAVKSVLSSPLLQRLDTLRIGTFNIGPQIKAAGAQALSLVGGSAISLLGTATRLTLNLLFTFFGLYYILLDPKGAWDGLRPAIPFSDANVEILKDRFGAVTKSTLIGTGLAAVVQGLMVALAFFVTGIPNAMFWGSVTILLSILPVVGSGMVWAPAAVYLFTHNESGWGIGMIVWGLIAVGNVDNFIRPYVANRYAQTHPLITLVGAVAGVSYLGIIGLLIGPLALSYFFELLAMYRREYLHPVVTSSTII; from the coding sequence ATGCCATTCTTCGATACCAATCGTGAGCGCGCTTCCTGGCTGGTCGCCATCCTCGGCGTGGTCATTGTCTTTGCGCTCTTTCCGTATGCCTCGGGGCTGCTGGGCGCTCCAGTCCTCTATGTCGTTTTCGCACCGATGCACGAGTGGCTCTCGAGTCGACTGCGCAGTCGACCGATTGCCGCCGCGATTGTGATCGTGGTCGCCATTGTCGGGATCGTCCTGCCGACGGCCTACATGGTGTCGCTGCTGGTGGGTCAGGCGCAGGACGCAGTCAAGTCGGTGCTCTCTTCGCCGCTGCTGCAGCGACTTGATACCTTGCGCATCGGCACCTTCAACATCGGGCCGCAGATCAAGGCCGCGGGGGCGCAGGCGCTCTCGCTGGTAGGTGGCAGTGCCATCTCGCTGCTCGGTACCGCGACGCGGCTGACGCTGAATCTCCTCTTCACCTTCTTCGGACTCTACTACATCCTGCTCGATCCGAAGGGAGCGTGGGACGGCCTGCGACCGGCGATCCCATTCTCGGATGCGAATGTCGAGATCCTCAAGGATCGCTTCGGTGCGGTGACCAAGTCGACGCTCATCGGCACCGGACTCGCTGCGGTGGTGCAGGGCCTGATGGTCGCCCTGGCGTTCTTCGTGACGGGGATTCCGAATGCGATGTTCTGGGGATCGGTCACGATACTGCTCTCGATTCTGCCGGTTGTCGGCAGTGGAATGGTATGGGCCCCTGCCGCCGTGTACCTGTTCACCCACAATGAATCGGGATGGGGAATAGGAATGATCGTGTGGGGGCTGATTGCCGTCGGTAACGTCGACAATTTCATCCGGCCGTACGTGGCCAATCGGTATGCCCAGACCCATCCGCTGATCACGCTGGTCGGCGCCGTCGCCGGCGTGAGTTATCTCGGCATCATCGGACTGCTGATCGGACCGCTCGCGTTGAGCTACTTCTTCGAACTGCTCGCGATGTATCGACGCGAATACCTGCATCCGGTGGTGACTTCGAGCACGATCATCTAG
- a CDS encoding ABC transporter permease: MKLPWLCAVISGMTANSILIGCRALAANPLRTVLSTLGVIMGTGALVAVLSVGDGVEAFARRQLAETTDLQLLSVVPRTTRSVDGVSFPRPDTLRFTPADLADLTRALGPEASAVLRWSGAAIVTGLPNDSLRATQVVAQGAGAPIVEATALAAGRWFNEAEANGDSAIAIISPALAGRLTGSTDYTRALGQRVTVQGTTLQVIGVTTTPATPEMITRVPFGTFPRTVLPVATARPPMLLVQAQRIEVMPAMIAKTTAWTAARWPGGKDRVDVQSRTERINQARQSMLIFKLLMGSITGISLLVGGIGIMNVMLASVLERTREIGVRRATGARRRDILTQFLAESVAVTGAGSALGVLLGAGVAIATTAVMRAKTQAPVHAALSASTLLIAALSAIIIGMSFGLYPATRAARLSPIDAIRTE; encoded by the coding sequence ATGAAACTTCCCTGGCTTTGCGCCGTCATCTCCGGGATGACTGCCAACTCGATTCTGATCGGCTGCCGTGCGTTGGCAGCGAATCCCCTGCGGACCGTCCTCTCGACCCTCGGCGTCATCATGGGAACCGGCGCGCTGGTGGCAGTCCTCTCGGTGGGAGACGGCGTCGAGGCGTTTGCTCGCCGGCAGCTCGCCGAAACCACTGACCTGCAACTTCTCTCGGTGGTGCCTCGCACCACTCGCTCAGTCGATGGCGTCTCGTTCCCCCGACCTGACACACTGCGATTCACGCCGGCCGATCTCGCCGACCTCACGCGCGCGCTGGGCCCCGAAGCCAGCGCAGTCCTTCGCTGGAGCGGAGCAGCCATCGTTACCGGATTGCCGAATGATTCCTTGCGGGCCACGCAGGTCGTCGCTCAGGGCGCCGGAGCACCGATCGTGGAGGCGACCGCACTCGCCGCAGGCCGCTGGTTCAATGAGGCTGAAGCGAACGGCGATTCGGCCATCGCCATCATTTCGCCCGCGCTCGCCGGGCGACTCACCGGCTCCACCGACTATACCAGGGCGCTGGGACAGCGTGTGACCGTGCAGGGCACCACACTCCAGGTCATTGGCGTGACCACCACGCCTGCCACACCGGAAATGATCACCCGGGTGCCGTTCGGGACCTTCCCGCGCACCGTGCTCCCCGTTGCGACCGCGCGCCCGCCGATGCTGCTGGTGCAGGCGCAACGGATCGAAGTCATGCCGGCGATGATCGCGAAGACAACAGCGTGGACCGCCGCGCGCTGGCCCGGAGGCAAGGATCGTGTCGACGTGCAGAGTCGCACGGAGCGGATCAATCAGGCCCGGCAGAGTATGCTGATCTTCAAGTTGCTGATGGGGTCGATCACCGGAATCTCCCTGCTCGTGGGAGGTATCGGCATCATGAACGTGATGCTCGCGTCGGTGCTCGAGCGGACGCGCGAAATCGGTGTACGTCGCGCCACTGGCGCCAGGCGTCGTGACATCCTGACCCAGTTCCTCGCGGAGTCGGTCGCGGTCACCGGTGCGGGCAGTGCCCTCGGTGTCCTCCTCGGCGCCGGGGTCGCCATCGCCACCACTGCCGTGATGCGTGCGAAGACCCAGGCGCCAGTGCACGCGGCGCTGTCGGCGAGTACGCTGCTCATCGCAGCGCTCTCCGCCATCATCATCGGGATGTCATTCGGATTGTATCCTGCGACCCGCGCCGCACGCCTCTCGCCCATCGATGCGATCCGGACGGAGTAG
- a CDS encoding arylesterase — translation MRWARNGYRWTWWIGSLLAACSGAADRPAPAPPAKDIPAPADPRRTVLFVGTSLTAGLGLDPADAYPAQVQLKIDSAGLPFRVVNAGVSGETSAGALRRIDWLLGQGPTAVLVIETGANDGLRGQPIDSLRSNLAGILAKASTATPRPALVVAGMEAMPNLGRQYGDDFRALFPKVASEYGAHYLPFLLNGVAGIDTLNQADGIHPTPRGARIVASNVWKTLKPILDSISK, via the coding sequence ATGCGTTGGGCACGAAACGGATACCGGTGGACCTGGTGGATTGGTTCCCTGCTGGCAGCGTGCAGTGGTGCGGCCGATCGCCCGGCGCCAGCGCCTCCGGCGAAGGATATCCCCGCCCCGGCCGATCCGCGCCGGACGGTGCTCTTTGTCGGGACATCACTCACTGCCGGCCTCGGACTCGATCCCGCTGACGCCTACCCGGCACAGGTCCAGCTCAAGATTGACTCTGCCGGCCTCCCTTTTCGTGTCGTCAACGCCGGCGTGAGTGGCGAGACATCGGCAGGTGCGTTGCGGCGCATCGACTGGCTGCTGGGCCAGGGTCCGACGGCAGTGCTGGTGATCGAAACTGGCGCCAATGATGGACTGCGAGGGCAGCCGATCGACTCGTTGCGCTCGAACCTCGCAGGTATCCTCGCCAAGGCCTCGACTGCGACACCGCGGCCCGCGCTCGTCGTGGCGGGAATGGAGGCAATGCCGAACCTTGGCCGACAGTACGGCGATGACTTTCGCGCGCTCTTTCCAAAGGTGGCCAGCGAGTACGGCGCCCACTATCTGCCGTTCCTGCTGAACGGTGTCGCCGGGATCGACACACTCAATCAGGCCGATGGCATTCATCCGACGCCGCGCGGTGCGCGGATCGTGGCGAGTAATGTCTGGAAGACGTTGAAGCCAATACTGGATTCGATCTCCAAGTAG
- a CDS encoding ABC transporter ATP-binding protein — protein sequence MLSVEALSHAYLSGGRQLTVLKDITFRLEPGGFLAIVGPSGSGKTTLLGLLAGLDRPSHGRVVLDGVDLGSLDEDSRARLRREKVGFIFQSFQLIPTLTARENVQVPLELAGADDAASRAEALLARVGLAERGHHYPAQLSGGEQQRVAVARAFSTRPKLLFADEPTGNLDAANGATVVELMTALNEEFGTTLVLVTHDLELAALARRTIRLADGVVVSDSAQ from the coding sequence ATGCTGTCGGTTGAAGCCCTGAGTCACGCCTATCTCTCGGGCGGCCGTCAGCTGACCGTGCTCAAGGATATCACCTTTCGCCTCGAGCCCGGTGGCTTCCTCGCGATCGTCGGTCCATCGGGAAGCGGCAAGACCACGCTCCTCGGCCTCCTCGCTGGCCTCGATCGTCCATCGCACGGTCGCGTGGTTCTCGATGGCGTCGACCTCGGTTCGCTCGACGAGGATTCGCGTGCCCGCCTCCGCCGCGAAAAGGTCGGCTTCATCTTCCAGTCGTTCCAGCTCATCCCGACCCTCACCGCACGCGAGAATGTGCAGGTGCCACTCGAGCTCGCCGGTGCCGACGATGCCGCATCCCGCGCCGAGGCCCTCCTGGCGCGCGTTGGCCTGGCCGAGCGCGGACACCACTACCCGGCACAGCTCTCCGGCGGCGAACAGCAGCGGGTGGCAGTCGCGCGCGCTTTCAGCACGCGACCCAAGCTCCTCTTTGCCGATGAGCCCACGGGCAACCTCGATGCCGCGAATGGCGCGACCGTGGTTGAGCTGATGACCGCACTCAATGAGGAGTTCGGGACGACGCTCGTGCTGGTCACCCACGACCTCGAGCTCGCCGCGCTGGCCCGGCGCACCATTCGGCTTGCCGACGGCGTCGTCGTCTCGGATAGCGCACAGTGA